The Sinomonas sp. P10A9 genome includes a window with the following:
- a CDS encoding rhodanese-like domain-containing protein has protein sequence MGFLSKLFAKPYATVSAQQAQDLVREGAVLADVRTPAEWRLGHARRAHHMPLDALPTRITGLRKDRPVVAICASGIRSAAAARQLAAAGITAYSVRGGMGAWRAAGLD, from the coding sequence ATGGGATTCCTCAGCAAGCTCTTCGCCAAGCCGTACGCCACCGTCTCCGCGCAGCAGGCCCAGGACCTCGTCCGGGAGGGAGCCGTCCTCGCCGACGTCCGCACCCCGGCCGAGTGGCGCCTCGGCCACGCACGCCGCGCCCACCACATGCCTCTCGACGCGCTCCCGACACGAATCACCGGCCTGCGTAAGGACCGGCCCGTCGTCGCCATTTGTGCGTCCGGCATCCGCTCGGCCGCTGCGGCCCGTCAGCTCGCGGCCGCGGGCATCACGGCCTACTCGGTGCGCGGGGGCATGGGCGCATGGCGCGCGGCCGGCCTCGACTGA